A genome region from Streptomyces antimycoticus includes the following:
- a CDS encoding TetR/AcrR family transcriptional regulator, which produces MSDTNRRLPSGAATLRADKTAAIAEAVLDELAEHGYGRLSMEAVAKRAGVGKSALYRRWPSRQRMVIAVVSELSVALAEEPDTGSLRGDVLAALHQVADWLTHPRFSRILPDLIAEAQRDEELFQALARCIGEPRRARAIGMLDRATERGELPQDLDRELALDLLGGLVYWRVSARGAALEPGYFERAADMALRALGARPRGE; this is translated from the coding sequence ATGTCGGACACCAACCGGCGCCTCCCGAGCGGCGCCGCCACCCTGCGGGCGGACAAGACCGCCGCCATCGCCGAGGCCGTCCTGGACGAGCTCGCGGAGCACGGATACGGCCGGCTGTCGATGGAGGCCGTGGCCAAACGGGCCGGAGTGGGCAAGAGCGCCCTGTACCGGCGGTGGCCCTCCAGGCAGCGGATGGTCATCGCGGTCGTCTCGGAGCTGAGCGTCGCCCTGGCCGAGGAGCCCGATACCGGATCCCTGCGCGGCGATGTGCTGGCCGCGCTTCATCAGGTCGCCGACTGGCTGACCCATCCGCGGTTCTCGCGGATCCTGCCGGACCTGATCGCCGAGGCGCAGCGGGACGAGGAGCTGTTCCAGGCCCTGGCCCGCTGCATCGGCGAGCCGCGGCGCGCCCGCGCCATCGGCATGCTGGACCGGGCGACCGAGCGCGGTGAGCTGCCGCAGGACCTCGACCGTGAGCTGGCGCTCGATCTGCTCGGCGGGCTGGTCTACTGGCGCGTCTCGGCCCGTGGGGCGGCCCTGGAGCCCGGCTACTTCGAGCGCGCCGCCGATATGGCGCTGCGGGCCCTGGGCGCCCGGCCGCGCGGGGAGTGA
- a CDS encoding caspase family protein, whose protein sequence is MSTGLSVHIGLNQVDPAAYDGWSGELGACEQDAVDMAGIADAAGFDVTDPLLSPAATAETVTATLEAAAGRLAEGDILFLTYSGHGGQVPDLNHDETGDRLDETWVLHDRQLVDDELFELFGKFAKGVRIWLLSDSCHSGTVARRLPEMLSAQELERRFSTADPEEVGRRIRAMPQSVQSAVYRRDRDAYDRIQNTRTAKDLAKIDASVLQISGCQDNQTSADGIVNGLFTATLLEVWRGGAFAGSYRGLHREIVKRMPPDQTPHLFQVGVPNSAFARQRPFTI, encoded by the coding sequence ATGTCAACCGGCCTCTCCGTCCATATCGGACTCAATCAGGTCGACCCCGCCGCCTACGACGGCTGGAGCGGTGAGCTGGGCGCCTGCGAGCAGGACGCCGTCGACATGGCCGGGATCGCCGACGCCGCGGGGTTCGATGTGACCGACCCGCTGCTGAGCCCGGCCGCCACCGCGGAGACCGTCACCGCGACCCTGGAGGCCGCGGCCGGGCGGCTGGCCGAGGGGGACATCCTCTTCCTCACCTACTCGGGCCACGGCGGTCAGGTGCCCGACCTCAACCATGACGAGACCGGGGACCGCCTCGACGAGACCTGGGTGCTCCACGACCGGCAGCTGGTCGACGACGAGCTGTTCGAGCTGTTCGGGAAGTTCGCCAAGGGGGTGCGGATCTGGCTGCTCTCCGACAGCTGCCACAGCGGCACCGTGGCGCGGCGGCTGCCCGAGATGCTCAGCGCCCAAGAGCTCGAACGGCGCTTCAGCACCGCCGACCCCGAGGAGGTCGGCCGCAGGATCCGGGCCATGCCACAGTCGGTGCAGTCCGCCGTCTACCGGCGCGACCGTGACGCCTACGACCGCATCCAGAACACCCGCACCGCCAAGGACCTCGCCAAAATCGACGCCAGCGTGCTGCAGATCTCCGGCTGCCAGGACAACCAGACCTCCGCCGACGGGATCGTCAACGGCCTGTTCACCGCCACGTTGCTGGAGGTCTGGCGGGGCGGTGCCTTCGCGGGCAGCTACCGCGGACTGCACCGGGAGATCGTCAAGCGGATGCCGCCCGACCAGACGCCCCACCTCTTCCAGGTGGGTGTGCCGAACTCCGCCTTCGCCCGGCAGCGGCCCTTCACCATCTGA
- a CDS encoding asparaginase: MAQLARRFTVVTALVAVALGTTASLAGAAEPGPRPTPKVAVIGTGGTIAGVSKSKVSFDDYEAGKLRVSRLVNDLRPEVNRIADVTTQQFGNKDSNNYTIPEYRRLTAAVDHALKFNDGVVVTTGTDTMEEFAYWLDLTVRSDKPVVLTGSMRPWTVIGSDAPANLYNAIHLAASGRTTCFGAVVMLNDQIHAAREVRKSDTLRLNAFSSGSSGELGVIDQNHIRVNRAPARVEQCGKPAWKTPFDLDRIARRPLPKVDIAYSYQGAGPQAIKAFADAGAAGIVTAGTGAGGLSPAMTEARDDAVKNGVVMVSASRTGSGSVYDPDVHGVIGAQDLTPQKARLLLLLSLATTHNEHRIQTWFHTLGTGQFTARR, from the coding sequence ATGGCTCAGCTCGCCCGCCGCTTCACCGTAGTGACCGCCCTGGTGGCCGTCGCCCTGGGGACCACGGCCTCCCTCGCCGGTGCCGCGGAGCCGGGCCCCAGGCCCACCCCCAAGGTCGCGGTCATCGGCACCGGCGGCACCATCGCGGGCGTCAGCAAGTCCAAGGTGTCCTTCGACGATTACGAGGCGGGGAAGCTCCGGGTCTCCCGGCTGGTGAACGACCTCAGGCCCGAGGTGAACCGGATCGCGGATGTGACCACCCAGCAGTTCGGCAACAAGGACTCCAACAACTACACGATCCCCGAGTACCGCCGGCTCACCGCCGCCGTCGACCACGCCCTGAAGTTCAACGACGGGGTGGTGGTGACCACCGGCACCGACACCATGGAGGAGTTCGCGTACTGGCTGGACCTGACCGTGCGCAGCGACAAGCCCGTGGTGCTCACCGGCTCCATGCGGCCCTGGACGGTGATCGGCTCCGACGCCCCGGCCAACCTCTACAACGCGATCCACCTCGCCGCCAGCGGGCGCACCACCTGCTTCGGCGCCGTGGTGATGCTCAACGACCAGATCCACGCCGCGCGCGAGGTGCGCAAGTCCGACACCCTGCGGCTGAACGCCTTCAGCAGCGGCAGCAGCGGAGAACTCGGCGTCATCGACCAGAACCACATCCGCGTCAACCGCGCGCCCGCCCGGGTCGAGCAGTGCGGCAAGCCCGCCTGGAAGACCCCGTTCGACCTCGACCGGATCGCCCGGCGGCCACTGCCCAAGGTCGACATCGCCTACAGCTACCAGGGCGCCGGACCCCAGGCCATCAAGGCGTTCGCCGACGCCGGGGCGGCCGGGATCGTCACCGCGGGCACCGGGGCGGGCGGCCTCTCCCCGGCCATGACCGAGGCCCGGGACGACGCCGTCAAGAACGGGGTGGTCATGGTCTCCGCCTCGCGCACCGGCTCCGGCTCGGTCTACGACCCCGATGTCCACGGCGTCATCGGCGCCCAGGACCTGACCCCGCAAAAGGCCCGGCTGCTGCTGCTCCTCTCGCTCGCCACCACCCACAACGAACACCGGATCCAGACGTGGTTCCACACCCTGGGCACCGGCCAGTTCACCGCCCGTCGTTAG
- a CDS encoding GlxA family transcriptional regulator gives MSVFVHPGRHRVAVLVRHGLLPFELGMAHRLFGRAVSAAGEPLYEVVTCALVPGEVRTDSDVTMRVAHGPDALAEADTVLVPAANEPDEPQTEGRLGAPLTGAFARIRPGARIASICTGAFVLAASGLLDGRRATTHWQEVDRFRELFPAVALDPDVLYADEGEVLTSAGDAAGIDLILHMIRCDHGLAVAGEVARGSVVAPHRDGGQAQFIRRPVPEQRGGSTGAARAWALTRLDRPPTLRELAERESMSVRTFSRRFREEVGMTPVQWLTQQRLERARQLLEETDLPVDRIAADAGFGTAASLRQHLHAALGVSPSAYRSTFRGSAAAL, from the coding sequence ATGTCCGTCTTCGTTCATCCCGGCCGCCATCGGGTGGCGGTGCTGGTGCGCCACGGTCTGCTGCCGTTCGAGCTGGGCATGGCGCACCGGCTGTTCGGCCGGGCCGTATCGGCCGCCGGCGAGCCGCTGTACGAGGTGGTGACCTGCGCACTGGTCCCCGGTGAGGTGCGCACCGACTCCGATGTCACGATGCGGGTCGCGCATGGTCCGGACGCGCTGGCCGAGGCCGACACCGTGCTCGTCCCGGCCGCCAACGAACCGGACGAGCCCCAGACCGAGGGTCGTCTGGGTGCCCCGCTCACCGGCGCCTTCGCCCGGATCCGCCCCGGCGCCCGGATCGCCTCGATCTGCACGGGGGCGTTCGTGCTGGCGGCCTCGGGGCTGCTGGACGGCCGCCGCGCGACGACCCACTGGCAGGAGGTCGACCGGTTCCGGGAGCTGTTCCCGGCCGTCGCGCTCGACCCGGACGTCCTCTACGCGGACGAGGGCGAGGTGCTGACCTCGGCCGGGGACGCCGCCGGTATCGATCTGATCCTGCATATGATCCGGTGCGACCACGGCCTGGCGGTGGCCGGCGAGGTCGCCCGCGGTTCGGTCGTGGCCCCGCATCGCGACGGCGGCCAGGCGCAGTTCATCCGGCGGCCGGTGCCGGAGCAGCGCGGGGGCTCCACCGGCGCGGCCCGCGCCTGGGCGCTGACCCGGCTCGACCGTCCGCCGACCCTGCGGGAGCTGGCCGAGCGGGAGTCGATGAGCGTACGGACCTTCTCCCGGCGGTTCCGCGAGGAGGTGGGGATGACCCCGGTGCAGTGGCTGACCCAGCAGCGCCTCGAGCGCGCCCGGCAGCTGCTGGAGGAGACCGATCTGCCGGTGGACCGGATCGCGGCCGACGCGGGCTTCGGTACCGCCGCCTCGCTGCGGCAGCATCTGCACGCCGCCCTCGGGGTGTCACCGAGCGCCTACCGCTCCACCTTCCGGGGCAGCGCCGCCGCTCTCTAA
- the ligD gene encoding non-homologous end-joining DNA ligase, whose product MAESVELTVGGRTVRVTNPGKVYFPERGFTKLDLARYYLAVGEGALRALRDRPTTLERYPDGVDGESFFQKRAPKNLPEWIPTGRISFPSGRHADEICPTETAAVVWAANLGSLTFHPWPVRRGDTEHPDELRIDLDPQPGTDYEDALRAAQELREVLDGLGLRGWPKTSGGRGLHVFVPIAPEWTFTQVRRSAIAIARELERRDPERVTTKWWKEERGRKIFVDYNQTARDRTIASAYSVRPRPHAPVSAPLRWEEVPDARPRDFDLATMPVRYRELGDVHADMDEHAFRLESALELATRDEQEHGLGDLPYPPEHPKMAGEPKRVQPSRAKE is encoded by the coding sequence ATGGCAGAGTCGGTGGAGCTCACGGTCGGCGGTCGCACGGTGCGGGTGACCAACCCCGGGAAGGTGTACTTCCCGGAGCGCGGGTTCACCAAGCTGGACCTCGCCCGCTACTACCTGGCGGTCGGCGAGGGCGCGCTGCGGGCGCTGCGGGACCGGCCGACGACGCTGGAGCGCTATCCGGACGGGGTCGACGGGGAGTCGTTCTTCCAGAAGCGGGCCCCGAAGAACCTCCCGGAGTGGATTCCGACCGGCCGTATCTCCTTCCCCAGCGGGCGGCACGCGGACGAGATCTGCCCCACCGAGACGGCGGCCGTGGTGTGGGCGGCGAATCTGGGGAGCCTGACCTTCCATCCCTGGCCGGTGCGGCGCGGGGACACCGAACACCCCGATGAGCTGCGGATCGACCTCGACCCCCAGCCGGGCACCGACTACGAGGACGCGCTGCGGGCCGCGCAGGAGCTGCGCGAGGTGCTGGACGGGCTGGGGCTGCGGGGGTGGCCCAAGACCTCGGGCGGGCGGGGGCTGCACGTCTTCGTCCCGATCGCGCCGGAGTGGACCTTCACGCAGGTGCGGCGGTCCGCGATCGCGATCGCGCGGGAGCTGGAGCGGCGGGATCCGGAGCGGGTGACCACCAAGTGGTGGAAGGAGGAGCGGGGCCGGAAGATCTTCGTGGACTACAACCAGACCGCCCGGGACCGCACCATCGCCAGCGCCTACTCGGTACGCCCCCGCCCCCATGCCCCGGTCTCCGCGCCGCTGCGCTGGGAGGAGGTCCCCGACGCCCGGCCGCGCGACTTCGACCTGGCCACCATGCCAGTGCGCTACCGCGAGCTGGGCGATGTGCACGCGGACATGGACGAGCACGCCTTCCGCCTGGAGTCCGCGCTGGAGCTGGCCACGCGGGACGAGCAGGAGCATGGGCTCGGCGACCTCCCCTATCCGCCGGAGCATCCGAAGATGGCGGGCGAGCCGAAGCGGGTGCAGCCGAGCCGGGCCAAGGAGTGA
- a CDS encoding ATP-dependent DNA ligase, which produces MDLPVMPPVEPMLAKAVATIPPGMRYEGKWDGFRAIVFRDGDEIEISSRTTKPLTRYFPELAEALLANLPPRCVLDGEIVIVRGGRLDFDALLERIHPADSRVRMLAKNTPAGFVAFDILALGDASLMEVPLSERREALTEALRDAADPVHLAPCTDDLDVARQWFEQYEGAGLDGVVAKSPDQRYRPGERVMVKVKHERTADCVVAGYRVHKSGQGVGSLLLGLYDAAGKLQHVGVSAAFTARRRQELLAELEPLAMETVEGHPWADWAREEAHAAGRMPGAPSRWTGVKDLSWLPLRPERVCEVAYDHMQSGRFRHTARFRRWRPDREPGQCTYEQLEEPVSYDLRQVLGSSAADA; this is translated from the coding sequence ATGGACCTTCCGGTGATGCCTCCCGTCGAGCCGATGCTGGCCAAGGCCGTGGCCACGATCCCGCCCGGTATGCGTTACGAGGGCAAATGGGACGGCTTCCGGGCCATCGTCTTCCGCGACGGGGACGAGATCGAGATCAGCAGCCGCACCACCAAGCCGCTCACCCGCTACTTCCCCGAGCTGGCCGAGGCGCTGCTCGCCAACCTGCCGCCGCGCTGCGTCCTGGACGGCGAGATCGTCATCGTGCGCGGCGGACGGCTGGACTTCGACGCCCTGCTGGAGCGGATCCACCCCGCCGACTCCCGGGTGCGGATGCTGGCCAAGAACACGCCGGCCGGCTTCGTCGCCTTCGACATCCTCGCCCTCGGCGACGCCTCACTCATGGAAGTCCCGCTCAGCGAGCGCCGCGAGGCACTGACCGAGGCGCTGCGCGACGCCGCGGACCCCGTGCACCTCGCCCCCTGCACCGACGATCTCGACGTGGCCCGGCAGTGGTTCGAGCAGTACGAGGGGGCGGGGCTCGACGGCGTCGTGGCCAAGAGCCCCGACCAGCGCTACCGCCCCGGCGAGCGCGTGATGGTCAAGGTCAAGCACGAGCGGACCGCGGACTGTGTGGTGGCGGGGTACCGCGTCCACAAGTCCGGCCAGGGCGTGGGCTCGCTGCTGCTCGGCCTGTACGACGCCGCCGGCAAGCTCCAGCACGTGGGCGTCAGCGCGGCCTTCACCGCGCGCCGCCGCCAGGAGCTGCTGGCCGAGCTGGAGCCGCTGGCCATGGAGACCGTCGAAGGCCACCCCTGGGCCGACTGGGCGCGCGAGGAGGCCCATGCCGCGGGCCGGATGCCGGGCGCGCCCAGCCGCTGGACCGGGGTCAAGGATCTGTCGTGGCTGCCGCTGCGCCCGGAGCGGGTGTGCGAGGTGGCCTACGACCACATGCAGAGCGGCCGCTTCCGGCACACCGCCCGCTTCCGGCGCTGGCGGCCGGACCGGGAGCCCGGGCAGTGCACCTACGAACAGCTCGAGGAGCCGGTCTCCTACGATCTGCGCCAGGTGCTGGGGTCGTCCGCCGCGGACGCGTAG
- a CDS encoding dienelactone hydrolase family protein, translating to MRSETARIAADDAMLVGDLALPDQPIGVVAFAHGSGSSRHSPRNRAVARVLQDADLATLLFDLLTDAEERVDAITAELRFDIPLLGRRLVAAVNWLGEHPATSALPVGLFGASTGAAAALTAAAERPERTAAVVSRGGRPDLAGGALNRVRAPVLLIVGGDDHEVLRLNQQAAAMLVAPHEIHVVPGASHLFEEPGTLEEAAEAARDWFARMARHSARGGKR from the coding sequence ATGCGCTCCGAGACCGCCCGTATCGCCGCGGACGACGCCATGCTCGTGGGCGATCTGGCCCTTCCCGACCAGCCCATCGGTGTCGTCGCGTTCGCCCACGGCAGCGGCAGCTCCCGGCACAGCCCGCGCAATCGCGCGGTGGCCCGGGTGCTGCAGGACGCGGATCTGGCCACCCTGCTGTTCGACCTGCTCACCGACGCCGAGGAGCGGGTGGACGCGATCACCGCCGAACTGCGCTTCGACATCCCGCTGCTGGGCCGGCGGCTGGTGGCCGCGGTGAACTGGCTCGGCGAGCATCCGGCCACCTCGGCGCTGCCGGTGGGGCTGTTCGGCGCCAGTACGGGCGCGGCGGCGGCGCTGACGGCCGCCGCGGAGCGGCCGGAGCGGACGGCGGCCGTGGTCTCCCGCGGCGGCCGGCCCGATCTCGCGGGCGGTGCGCTGAACCGGGTGCGGGCGCCGGTGCTGCTGATCGTGGGCGGTGACGACCACGAGGTGCTGCGGCTCAATCAGCAGGCGGCCGCCATGCTCGTCGCCCCGCACGAGATCCATGTGGTGCCCGGCGCGAGCCATCTGTTCGAGGAGCCCGGAACGCTGGAGGAGGCCGCCGAGGCCGCGCGTGACTGGTTCGCACGGATGGCCAGGCACTCGGCCCGGGGCGGCAAGCGGTGA
- a CDS encoding SigB/SigF/SigG family RNA polymerase sigma factor: MSATATRQRRHDDTPDTGGAFLRLSRLPSGPERDALREAIICAWLPVAKRLALRFRNKGENMEDLTQVASLALVKAVDRYDPDLGHAFPSYAIPVITGELKRHFRDYLWTLHIPRNIQEVRSRTRSARDALEQELGGRTPTIHEICLRTGMPQEDVKAGLEASASCTPLSLNAAVQGAEERLLAETVGADDAAIERVVNREALRVLIAELSEQDRYVLYLRFFAGLSQSQIGEILGFSQMHISRRLSRLYSELRQGLMAYT, from the coding sequence ATGTCAGCAACCGCGACTCGCCAACGACGCCATGACGACACTCCCGACACCGGCGGTGCCTTCCTGCGTCTGTCCCGGCTCCCGTCCGGACCTGAGCGCGACGCGCTGCGCGAGGCGATCATCTGCGCCTGGCTGCCCGTCGCCAAACGCCTGGCGCTGCGCTTCCGCAACAAGGGCGAGAACATGGAGGACCTCACCCAGGTCGCCTCGCTGGCCCTGGTGAAGGCCGTCGACCGCTACGACCCCGACCTCGGGCATGCCTTCCCCTCCTATGCGATCCCCGTCATCACCGGTGAGCTCAAGCGCCACTTCCGCGACTATCTGTGGACGCTGCACATCCCCCGCAACATCCAGGAGGTCCGCTCCCGCACCCGCTCCGCGCGCGACGCGCTGGAGCAGGAGCTCGGCGGGCGCACCCCCACCATCCATGAGATCTGCCTCCGCACCGGTATGCCCCAGGAGGATGTGAAGGCGGGTCTGGAGGCCAGCGCCTCCTGCACCCCGCTGTCCCTCAACGCCGCGGTCCAGGGCGCCGAGGAGCGGCTGCTCGCCGAGACGGTGGGCGCGGACGACGCCGCGATCGAACGCGTCGTCAACCGCGAGGCGCTGCGGGTGCTGATCGCCGAACTGTCGGAGCAGGACCGCTACGTCCTCTATCTGCGGTTCTTCGCCGGGCTTTCGCAGAGTCAGATCGGTGAGATCCTGGGCTTCTCGCAGATGCACATATCCCGCAGGCTCTCCCGGCTCTACAGCGAGCTGCGGCAAGGGCTCATGGCCTACACCTAG
- a CDS encoding HhH-GPD-type base excision DNA repair protein, with the protein MNTRLRLAQQPEADALLERDPLALMIGMLLDQQVPMEWAFSGPYTIAGRLGGDRLDAQEIAAHDPEGFAALLSEKPAVHRYPGAMAGRIQQLCGYLAEHYDGDPTAMWRDAPSGAELLRRLNELPGFGKQKAQIFLALLGKRLGVRPKGWREAAGSYGEEGAYRSVADITGPESLDKVRAHKQELKRQAKQAKG; encoded by the coding sequence ATGAACACACGTCTTCGTCTCGCCCAGCAGCCCGAGGCGGACGCCCTGCTCGAGCGTGACCCACTGGCCCTGATGATCGGGATGCTGCTCGATCAGCAGGTGCCCATGGAGTGGGCGTTCTCCGGTCCGTACACCATCGCGGGGCGTCTGGGCGGGGACCGGCTGGACGCCCAGGAGATCGCCGCCCACGACCCCGAGGGATTCGCCGCGCTGCTGTCGGAGAAGCCCGCCGTGCATCGCTACCCGGGCGCGATGGCCGGGCGCATCCAGCAGCTGTGCGGGTATCTGGCCGAGCACTACGACGGCGACCCGACCGCCATGTGGCGCGATGCCCCCTCCGGTGCGGAACTGCTCCGGCGGCTGAACGAACTACCGGGTTTCGGCAAGCAGAAGGCGCAGATCTTCCTCGCGCTGCTGGGCAAGCGGCTCGGGGTGCGGCCCAAGGGCTGGCGCGAGGCCGCCGGGTCCTACGGCGAGGAGGGCGCGTATCGCTCGGTGGCCGACATCACCGGACCCGAGTCGCTGGACAAGGTCCGTGCCCACAAGCAGGAGCTCAAGCGGCAGGCCAAGCAGGCCAAGGGCTGA
- a CDS encoding alpha/beta hydrolase — protein MSITAPARPVLEPAAAAFAEATAKPPYPYQMTPAEGRRTLDEVQSGEVPKPEVDEEWISVGGIPAGGVQARIVRPPKAVGTLPVILYIHGAGWVFGNAHTHDRLVRELAVRVGAAVVFPEYDLSPEAHYPVALEQSYAVGQWIVAHGEGAGLDASRIAVAGDSVGGNLAIALTLLAKERGDLSLVRQVLFYPVTNAAFDTGSYEEFAEGYFLTREAMKWFWDQYTTDPAHRSEITASPLRAAPDQLAGLPPALVITGEADVLRDEGEAYAAKLREAGVPVTALRMQGIIHDFLMLDALRDTRAARAALTLAVDTLRDALGTA, from the coding sequence ATGTCCATCACCGCTCCGGCCCGGCCCGTCCTCGAACCCGCCGCCGCGGCGTTCGCCGAGGCCACCGCCAAACCGCCCTATCCGTACCAGATGACGCCCGCGGAGGGCCGTCGCACGCTCGACGAGGTGCAGTCCGGCGAGGTGCCCAAGCCGGAGGTGGACGAGGAGTGGATCAGCGTCGGCGGCATCCCGGCGGGCGGCGTCCAGGCGCGGATCGTCCGCCCTCCGAAGGCCGTCGGCACCCTTCCGGTGATTCTCTACATCCACGGCGCGGGCTGGGTTTTCGGCAACGCCCACACCCATGACCGGCTGGTCCGGGAGCTGGCGGTCCGAGTGGGCGCCGCGGTCGTCTTCCCCGAGTACGACCTCTCCCCCGAGGCCCACTACCCGGTGGCGCTTGAGCAGAGCTACGCCGTGGGTCAGTGGATCGTGGCCCATGGTGAGGGGGCGGGGCTCGACGCCTCCCGGATCGCGGTGGCCGGGGACTCGGTGGGCGGCAACCTGGCCATCGCCCTCACCCTGCTCGCCAAGGAGCGCGGCGATCTGTCGCTGGTACGGCAGGTGCTCTTCTACCCGGTGACCAACGCCGCCTTCGACACCGGCTCCTACGAGGAGTTCGCCGAGGGCTACTTCCTCACCCGTGAGGCGATGAAGTGGTTCTGGGACCAGTACACGACCGACCCGGCGCACCGCTCCGAGATCACCGCCTCGCCGCTGCGCGCCGCCCCCGACCAGCTCGCCGGGCTGCCGCCCGCCCTCGTCATCACCGGCGAGGCGGATGTGCTGCGCGACGAGGGCGAGGCGTACGCGGCCAAGCTGCGGGAGGCCGGGGTGCCGGTCACCGCCCTGCGGATGCAGGGGATCATCCATGACTTCCTGATGCTCGACGCGCTCCGCGACACACGGGCCGCCCGGGCCGCGCTCACCCTGGCCGTGGACACCCTGCGGGACGCGCTGGGCACTGCCTGA
- a CDS encoding ABC transporter transmembrane domain-containing protein — translation MAAILLHTSWQLGLVVLLGVPLMVGTVSLLIRPLHRRQQRLREQQAELTGRAVDIVSGLRVLRGIGGEDVFADRYRADSQRVRAAGVAVARVEALLEGAKVLLPGLLTTVVVWLGAHYVASGRMGPGQLVAFYGYAVFLVDPLRRLTTAAGRLTQGHVAARRITAFLALRPEFALEAAAPAPYEGPCEGPVPYEGRPCEGPVPLADPASGLIVAPGRFTAVACASPADTATLAARLGRYTDSTVTLGDTPLGDLPPDEIRRRILVADNDDRLFAGPLREELRGRGRDAELERAVDAACARDIAEALPDGLDDLVAESGRNFSGGQQQRLRLVRALMADPEVLILVEPTSAVDAHTEARIARGVSDLRAGRTTLVFTTSPVVLDRADHVVYVQSAKAVAQGSHGDLLTDVRYRSVVAREESA, via the coding sequence GTGGCGGCCATCTTGCTGCACACCTCCTGGCAGCTGGGCCTGGTGGTGCTGCTCGGGGTGCCGCTCATGGTGGGGACGGTGTCGCTGCTGATCCGCCCGCTGCACCGGCGCCAGCAGCGGCTGCGCGAACAGCAGGCCGAGCTGACCGGCCGTGCCGTGGACATCGTCAGCGGGCTGCGGGTGCTGCGCGGCATCGGCGGCGAGGACGTCTTCGCCGACCGCTATCGCGCCGACTCCCAGCGGGTGCGCGCCGCGGGGGTGGCGGTGGCCCGGGTGGAGGCCCTGCTCGAGGGTGCCAAAGTGCTGCTGCCGGGGCTGCTGACCACCGTCGTCGTCTGGCTGGGCGCGCACTACGTGGCGAGCGGGCGGATGGGCCCGGGACAGCTCGTCGCCTTCTACGGCTACGCCGTCTTCCTGGTCGATCCGCTGCGCCGGCTCACCACCGCGGCCGGCCGGCTGACCCAGGGGCATGTGGCCGCGCGCCGTATCACGGCGTTTCTCGCGCTGCGGCCCGAGTTCGCCCTGGAGGCCGCCGCACCCGCTCCGTACGAGGGACCGTGCGAGGGACCCGTCCCGTACGAGGGACGCCCGTGCGAGGGACCCGTCCCGCTCGCCGACCCCGCCTCCGGGCTGATCGTGGCCCCGGGCCGGTTCACCGCCGTGGCCTGCGCGTCCCCCGCCGACACCGCGACCCTCGCCGCGCGGCTGGGCCGCTACACCGACTCCACCGTCACCCTCGGGGACACCCCGCTCGGCGATCTGCCCCCGGACGAGATCCGCCGCCGCATCCTCGTCGCCGACAACGACGACCGCCTCTTCGCCGGTCCGCTGCGCGAGGAGCTCCGCGGCCGGGGGCGCGACGCGGAGCTGGAGCGGGCCGTCGACGCCGCCTGTGCGCGGGACATCGCCGAGGCGCTCCCGGACGGGCTCGACGACCTCGTCGCCGAGTCCGGGCGCAACTTCTCCGGCGGCCAGCAGCAGCGGCTGCGCCTGGTGCGCGCGCTCATGGCCGACCCGGAGGTGCTGATCCTCGTCGAGCCCACCAGCGCCGTCGACGCCCACACGGAGGCCCGTATCGCGCGCGGGGTGAGCGATCTGCGCGCGGGACGGACCACGCTGGTGTTCACCACCAGCCCCGTGGTGCTCGACCGGGCGGATCACGTCGTCTACGTACAGAGCGCGAAGGCCGTCGCCCAGGGCTCGCACGGCGATCTGCTCACCGATGTCCGCTACCGGTCCGTCGTGGCGCGGGAGGAGTCGGCATGA